In the Synechococcus sp. Nb3U1 genome, one interval contains:
- a CDS encoding YHS domain-containing (seleno)protein, with amino-acid sequence MRKTQWMVLSAVLAVGIGSAILTRVQTPTVQAQTAVIAFGVEAGSDGPFFAPDGLAIRGYDPVAYFIDAQPVQGSAEHEWAWGGVTWRFATADNLERFRNNPERFAPQYGGFCAWAVANNYLYPVDPFAWRIVDNKLYLNANQRVQRNWERDIPGFIEKADLNWPGLQNP; translated from the coding sequence ATGCGCAAGACTCAATGGATGGTTCTTTCGGCGGTATTGGCTGTTGGGATCGGGTCAGCCATTCTCACTCGAGTACAAACCCCTACGGTTCAGGCCCAGACAGCGGTGATTGCCTTCGGAGTAGAGGCGGGATCCGATGGGCCTTTTTTTGCTCCTGATGGCCTGGCCATTCGGGGTTACGACCCAGTGGCGTACTTCATCGATGCGCAACCGGTACAGGGTTCTGCTGAGCACGAATGGGCATGGGGTGGAGTGACCTGGAGGTTTGCCACTGCCGACAATTTGGAGCGATTTCGCAACAACCCGGAGCGATTTGCGCCCCAGTATGGAGGATTTTGTGCTTGGGCGGTGGCCAATAACTATCTTTACCCGGTCGATCCCTTCGCTTGGCGGATTGTAGACAACAAACTCTACTTGAATGCCAATCAGCGGGTGCAGCGCAACTGGGAACGGGATATTCCGGGATTTATTGAGAAAGCCGATCTCAACTGGCCGGGCCTCCAAAATCCGTAA
- a CDS encoding sensor histidine kinase has translation MRSAGSKPDSPQDTLLTSSKEAVDWQFAFERSEVMRAFQQELLLSIGHELRNPLSSQMGSLQLVLSDLCDSPEEEREYIQSAKEGVVRLIQLLEEYTRLARHHLPIQPLQPEPIPLYPILQDVHSLTRLQAQDQGIRYEWPALHPRVHETEPQVPDLPPLSETLTVWADPYGLVQALLGVCRWGIRTLRYGSMALQAYLSPEREGQLCLEWSLEGRCHVPIEPDVSAAWRVSERLFSQMGGHLELCESGIYRVGIKVLLRTA, from the coding sequence TTGCGCTCAGCTGGCTCTAAACCGGATAGCCCCCAAGATACCCTCCTGACCTCTAGCAAAGAGGCAGTAGATTGGCAGTTTGCCTTTGAACGATCAGAAGTGATGCGGGCTTTTCAACAGGAGTTGCTCCTCAGTATTGGCCACGAGCTGCGCAACCCCCTCAGCAGCCAAATGGGATCCCTGCAATTGGTGTTGTCCGATCTCTGTGATTCCCCGGAAGAGGAACGGGAATACATTCAAAGTGCCAAAGAGGGTGTGGTTCGACTAATTCAGCTCCTGGAGGAATACACCCGTCTTGCTCGCCACCATCTACCCATTCAACCCCTACAGCCAGAGCCCATTCCGCTCTACCCAATCTTGCAGGATGTACATAGCCTTACCCGTCTCCAGGCACAGGATCAGGGCATCCGCTACGAGTGGCCAGCGTTGCATCCACGTGTTCATGAAACCGAACCTCAAGTCCCGGATCTACCCCCTCTCTCTGAAACCTTGACGGTCTGGGCGGATCCCTATGGCTTGGTGCAGGCTTTGTTAGGGGTGTGTCGATGGGGCATTCGCACCCTACGCTACGGCTCAATGGCCCTGCAAGCCTATCTCTCTCCCGAACGAGAAGGGCAACTGTGCTTGGAATGGAGCCTAGAGGGACGATGCCATGTGCCGATCGAACCGGATGTCAGCGCCGCTTGGCGGGTGAGCGAACGGTTGTTCAGCCAGATGGGGGGCCATCTGGAACTCTGCGAGAGCGGCATCTACCGGGTGGGGATCAAGGTGCTGTTGCGCACCGCCTGA